In a single window of the Papaver somniferum cultivar HN1 chromosome 8, ASM357369v1, whole genome shotgun sequence genome:
- the LOC113303160 gene encoding uncharacterized protein LOC113303160 isoform X2, whose product MACNISNGFTDWDLHNFGVLNSDSNNSIMSSSSSSSMVMEDSSSFLSTGYLEDAVMEWSNYCKKQRLLSYNSSDYDAHQIFHCSKSVNMDYGDNGAMCFQNLMCSSSTPENNLMAENKIEVQDDKPLSSNSSPGNDILSESTKGQIKSMKTEQLDRPEMISPLSTSYMDSVTKDLEDKHSSSSRPKRTAGNRGRKVAYPFNVVKPGGIEGDVTLSDINNRLLMRPTRPIKHPVGDMACLPVCVSTGGPGLSGKAVVAFTRIHTQGRGTVTIIRTKG is encoded by the exons ATGGCATGCAATATTAGTAATGGTTTTACAGATTGGGATCTGCATAATTTTGGAGTTTTGAACTCAGACAGTAATAAcagcatcatgtcttcttcatcttcttcttcaatgg TAATGGAGGATTCTTCTAGTTTTCTATCTACCGGATATCTTGAAGATGCTGTCATGGAATGGAGTAATTACTGTAAAAAACAAAGACTACTGTCTTACAACTCCAGTGATTATGATGCACATCAGATATTTCACTGTTCTAAG AGTGTCAACATGGACTATGGAGATAATGGGGCAATGTGTTTTCAGAATTTGATGTGCTCAAGCTCAACTCCTGAAAATAATTTGATGGCTGAAAACAAAATTGAAGTTCAAG ATGATAAACCATTGAGTTCAAACTCCTCCCCGGGAAATGACATCCTCAGCGAAAGTACCAAGGGTCAAATAAAGTCAATGAAGACTGAACAACTTGATCGTCCGGAAATGATTTCTCCACTATCCACTTCATACATGGACTCAGTGACTAAAGATCTGGAAGACAAGCACTCATCTTCCTCCCGTCCAA AGAGGACTGCTGGTAATAGGGGAAGGAAAGTGGCTTATCCATTTAACGTGGTTAAACCAGGAGGAATAGAAGGGGATGTAACATTAAGCGACATAAATAACAGGCTACTTATGCGACCGACAAGGCCTATTAAGCACCCAGTTGGTGACATGGCATGCCTCCCAGTGTGTGTCTCGACCGGTGGGCCTGGTCTTTCTGGTAAGGCTGTGGTAGCTTTCACCAGAATTCACACACAAGGGAGAGGAACTGTGACCATTATAAGAACAAAAGGCTGA
- the LOC113303160 gene encoding uncharacterized protein LOC113303160 isoform X1 — MACNISNGFTDWDLHNFGVLNSDSNNSIMSSSSSSSMVMEDSSSFLSTGYLEDAVMEWSNYCKKQRLLSYNSSDYDAHQIFHCSKQQSVNMDYGDNGAMCFQNLMCSSSTPENNLMAENKIEVQDDKPLSSNSSPGNDILSESTKGQIKSMKTEQLDRPEMISPLSTSYMDSVTKDLEDKHSSSSRPKRTAGNRGRKVAYPFNVVKPGGIEGDVTLSDINNRLLMRPTRPIKHPVGDMACLPVCVSTGGPGLSGKAVVAFTRIHTQGRGTVTIIRTKG, encoded by the exons ATGGCATGCAATATTAGTAATGGTTTTACAGATTGGGATCTGCATAATTTTGGAGTTTTGAACTCAGACAGTAATAAcagcatcatgtcttcttcatcttcttcttcaatgg TAATGGAGGATTCTTCTAGTTTTCTATCTACCGGATATCTTGAAGATGCTGTCATGGAATGGAGTAATTACTGTAAAAAACAAAGACTACTGTCTTACAACTCCAGTGATTATGATGCACATCAGATATTTCACTGTTCTAAG CAACAGAGTGTCAACATGGACTATGGAGATAATGGGGCAATGTGTTTTCAGAATTTGATGTGCTCAAGCTCAACTCCTGAAAATAATTTGATGGCTGAAAACAAAATTGAAGTTCAAG ATGATAAACCATTGAGTTCAAACTCCTCCCCGGGAAATGACATCCTCAGCGAAAGTACCAAGGGTCAAATAAAGTCAATGAAGACTGAACAACTTGATCGTCCGGAAATGATTTCTCCACTATCCACTTCATACATGGACTCAGTGACTAAAGATCTGGAAGACAAGCACTCATCTTCCTCCCGTCCAA AGAGGACTGCTGGTAATAGGGGAAGGAAAGTGGCTTATCCATTTAACGTGGTTAAACCAGGAGGAATAGAAGGGGATGTAACATTAAGCGACATAAATAACAGGCTACTTATGCGACCGACAAGGCCTATTAAGCACCCAGTTGGTGACATGGCATGCCTCCCAGTGTGTGTCTCGACCGGTGGGCCTGGTCTTTCTGGTAAGGCTGTGGTAGCTTTCACCAGAATTCACACACAAGGGAGAGGAACTGTGACCATTATAAGAACAAAAGGCTGA